One Parasteatoda tepidariorum isolate YZ-2023 chromosome 1, CAS_Ptep_4.0, whole genome shotgun sequence genomic window, tagatTTTGAAGGCAGACGTCTCGGCCCCTCCCCATGGCTGGAGGGGGAGACATACTTTTCCCGTCAAATCTGACGGATTTTTGTTAGCACAcgtaaaagacaaaaaaaaacacactaaaACCATCGGTCCTACGTTTTATAGGATAATTAAAATGTGTGAAGAGGCCAGTCATATTGCCTTTCCTGTATTCTTACGCctcatcaaaattatatattactcATAGAAAATCGTTTAATccttccttatatggaagtgaaagatcttaaaatagcatctcttttgaaatataaatctaattattattcattggtaTGTTTTCAACcctgaagtcccaaaatagaatttctacactTATCCTTtaccaaagatattttatgaaaacgaaagagttttaatgcttttattaatacaaaagtatttataatttttgtcttacatatatatatatatatatatatatatcaaattgtCCAGTCCATTGTATAGTCCAGTTTCggcataatcttttttatttactaactaTGGTGAAAGCATACATCTCAGCCCCCTCCAAGCTGGACGTATTTTAGTTAGGCATGATAAACAACAAATAGCCACGCAAAAATATTCGATCCTGCGTTTTNgtatatatatatatatgtgtgtgtgtgtgtgtgtgtgtgtgtgtgtgtaattttttatagttagcGTAATGAACAGTTTTTCTGAACTATGGTTAGGATTATGtgttatttatagaattttaaaaaaatgaggaaattgtGTCACACCACACAAATTCTGAATGTTTGCAAAACACCATAAATAGTCAGAATGTGACATTCGGAATGTAGTTTTTTGCATTGAATCGTATAAAACCACCAAAGAAGTTTTCCAGCACTTTTTCAGCtgtcaaaaaaattagattccTCAACCAGTGGTATTTCTGTTATCCCGAACTGCGGTGatgtaaaaaatagcaaatggCCCTTAGAATAACAGAGGAAGAATAAAACCCTCAGGGATGCTTAACGCTCATCACTTCACTTGTTTTAGGGACTTGCGGTTCCCTTTCTTGAATACCCCTCCCCCCAGTCTCAGAAAGAGACCACCAGAGGATctagatttcttatttttgagcTCACGTGAAAAGGTTAATTCTGTTGTGATTGATCTATGCGGCccctttttcattaaaaatataaaccaaaGAAATCGTCCTctaactaaaatttatgtttatatatttgtttgtaaCTAAACCGATCCATTTGGAAAATGTATCGGATCTCACTTCAGAGTCAATGATTGCAACAATTAAGCGCTTTATAGCAAGGAGAggtaaatgttcaaaaaaaatttctgataatgcAACAAATTTCGTTGGCGCAAGTAAAGAACTACGAGAATTTCATAACAGAATGCTTAAACAAGAAACTCTTACTAAATTTTTCTCGGAAGAGATCATTGAATGGAAATTCCTTCCTCCTAGAGTCCCAAATTTTGGTGGAAGCTGTAGTGAATCCATCAAATCTTACCTTAAACGTGTTGTGAGCTACTCTAATCTTACCTATGGCgaatttttaactgtattagATCAGGTTAAAGCAATGCTCAACTTGCGTCCCTTGACTCCTCTCTCTTCTGATATAGaggattcaaatattttaacaccgGGACATTTTCTTGTAGGCAGATCTCTTACTTCAATTGTAGAGCCTACTCTATTAAATATCTCTGAAAACAGATTAAATTTATGGCAGAAAACTACGAAAGCAGTGcagttgattttgaaaaattggggTAAATCTCATTTAAGTACCTTACAACAACGCACTCAGTGGatgttttctaaacaaaatgttaaaaatgggAATATGGATATCTTAAGGAAGGAAAATGTACCCACTTCTACATGGATTTTAGGTAGCATTATACAAATTTATCCTGGTAAAGATAATAATATTCGTGTTGTagatttcagaacaaaatgtgGCATATTTAATCGAACAATATCCAAATTATGTGTACTGCCTTTAgaagaatgaaacaaaattcttaagaattcctaaattagctttatataatttttctagcCATGCTAATTGTTTACTTTATATACTTTActaatcaaatatttgtatcatGTTGCTTTGTTAGTttacaaattgtaaaattttagaaaattgtattttgtagAACTTCCAGACAACTGCGCTTATCTTAAGTAAAACTTTGAATGCACATGTACATTGCAACGTGGTGGCATGTTCGGACTCACTGAGCATACCAAATTCGGACTCACTGTGTAAGAAGTAATGGGAATCCCGAAGCCAGCGGATGTATGTGCAGGTTTCGCCCCATTTCAGTTAcagattctaaaatatttatctaaaagtaTTACTGCGGTTTTTTAACCCATGCATGTATTTGTgttgtgaaatataataattcaaaagaggTTGAACTAGTTCTTTAAATAGCTTCACATACACAACAATATCTGcagtgaataaaatataattaaaattgcatgctttaaaatttttaaaagaaaattaaacattaaaataacaaaataatttgcgattaacacttaaaatataatgcaaaatttacaaatattatatacaactaaacaaataattaattcgtTAATAACGGCGATATTAATgagaattcattgaaataacATATGGACAAAGAGTTTCTATTAGTCTCATTAAGAAACCCtggaaaaatacattaaaaatactttcttctCATGCAATGAAGTGTGTATAAATCGTAAGCTCATATAGGTACTCAAGGCAACGAGGAGGCGGATCGAGCAGCTAAAATGGCCACCGATCTCTGCTAAATCACCCTTGAGGTCCCAAGCTCCATTGCCCAAATTAAAATTCAGGTTAAATTATATAGTACTAGCCGcttaaggcggccagctgtccgccacgctaaaggttttcacaaataaagttttttaaaacatagcaggaaatctgaagattagtggacaattaaagtgttcctgtccagcaattttgtcttcatatccagttctgctgcagatgtgttatagctcttgaggatgtttgaaattatatagctacaacgcttaaaaaaaaaaaaactaaaatgctaaatacatgaaaagaacacgaaaacgaataaattttttatggtatcaatttctatttctatataattttttatggtatcaaattctatttctatatctgttacgtcaagcactcaggtattataatttgatctagttgtgcttgtataattttgatctagttgcgctttctacgtcattttgttaacatcgtttggtttgttatttaacatcgtttggtttgttatttctaagttaactttcaaaaaattggctggcatcagcatttttattctttaagttgtttattttttcttttggaattcgttcctttttagcgaaatgtttttcaacctaatcgaattctttgccgactgttctctgtatatataaagaaaataaagtaaatatttttaaagtgttgtgaaaagaatttttagttgtacaaagtactacaatatcgctataaaaattatcgtcttcgcttaaaaaaaaaaaaatagagcgtggaaagaagaagaaaaacttattataacaattatgaacagcgacaaatatatcaaagcgaagcgttctatttacgtatcgaatatgttgccacatttttaatacaaaagttaaacttttctccactttgataaatgtaaactaatgcgaaccttacaattaaattattaattccttcgtatattattggtttaagttgtcgaaaattaatatttcaattgtaaggttcgcattagcatacatttataagagtggagaaaagtatatgcattttttaatagttttttgaatatggctctttgaagacgaaaaagcatagattttcttacaaaatgactgataactaaaaaactaatccaaatttttgaaaaagaaaaaaaatacttcttcattatgtcaaaacacaattatgtgccgagtttcgtNNNNNNNNNNNNNNNNNNNNNNNNNNNNNNNNNNNNNNNNNNNNNNNNNNNNNNNNNNNNNNNNNNNNNNNNNNNNNNNNNNNNNNNNNNNNNNNNNNNNNNNNNNNNNNNNNNNNNNNNNNNNNNNNNNNNNNNNNNNNNNNNNNNNNNNNNNNNNNNNNNNNNNNNNNNNNNNNNNNNNNNNNNNNNNNNNNNNNNNNNNNNNNNNNNNNNNNNNNNNNNNNNNNNNNNNNNNNNNNNNNNNNNNNNNNNNNNNNNNNNNNNNNNNNNNNNNNNNNNNNNNNNNNNNNNNNNNNNNNNNNNNNNNNNNNNNNNNNNNNNNNNNNNNNNNNNNNNNNNNNNNNNNNNNNNNNNNNNNNNNNNNNNNNNNNNNNNNNNNNNNNNNNNNNNNNNNNNNNNNNNNNNNNNNNNNNNNNNNNNNNNNNNNNNNNNNNNNNNNNNNNNNNNNNNNNNNNNNNNNNNNNNNNNNNNNNNNNNNNNNNNNNNNNNNNNNNNNNNNNattcgataattttatttgtaagctttaaaattaaatttgaatgataaaacATGCTCATCGCCCCCCTACCGCCAAAAACATATCCATCGCCCCTCTACCGCCCAAAACAAGTTCACCGCCCCTCAGCATACTCCCACAGCCCCCAGGGGGGCGGTATCGCCCCCGTTGAGAACCAATGGCTTGGATCAACCAGTGATTTGTGATTATGTAAAACGCATCCCATGTGGTCCATGGATGAAGGAGTTGAATGAATATGGAATTTGTGCGAATGATACTGAGTATAGTTCTCTAGGAGTTCTAGGAGTATCGAATGACGTCAAATTATTACTTGGTGCTGATGTGACCGGCAAACTTTTCCCAGGCAATGTAAAATGTTTGCAATGCAAATTGAAGGTCCTGTTGCAGGTAAGTCACATCTAGGGTGAACTCTTATGGGGAAGATACCCATAAAAGATGTTGCTTTGACGACAAATTCTTCTCCCTCAATGCTTTTGACTGAAGCATCTGTGAATCAACTGTGATCGTTGGATGTTTTGGAAATCACTGATCCATCTGATAAGAAAGTGCAAGCAAAGTTGCTATGAGCTACTCCAGAGTactttttagaaacaataagAGTGGATGTCGAAAGTCATTTTGTGGTTAGTATGCCTTGGCTGAAAGATCATCCTTCATTGCCAATCAACTATGACCT contains:
- the LOC139426681 gene encoding uncharacterized protein → MLKQETLTKFFSEEIIEWKFLPPRVPNFGGSCSESIKSYLKRVVSYSNLTYGEFLTVLDQVKAMLNLRPLTPLSSDIEDSNILTPGHFLVGRSLTSIVEPTLLNISENRLNLWQKTTKAVQLILKNWGKSHLSTLQQRTQWMFSKQNVKNGNMDILRKENVPTSTWILGSIIQIYPGKDNNIRVVDFRTKCGIFNRTISKLCVLPLEE